Proteins from one Panicum virgatum strain AP13 chromosome 7K, P.virgatum_v5, whole genome shotgun sequence genomic window:
- the LOC120642010 gene encoding endonuclease 2-like isoform X3 yields the protein MACCRGGPAATSPRRARGRTGSVSGTGGPAPSTSPTIRVTASSTTPKQSASAKWLGQWSSGFRRKWRWGGEVPTSEGSQGNISRDCHNTKGEKDMCVVGAINNYTAALKDSSSPYDRTESLMFLAHFVGDVHQPLHCGRADDLGGNTIIVHWYRRKSNLHHVWDVNVIQTAMKDFYGNDLSTMIQAIQRNISGEWANEEKRWETCRSRTKTCADKYAEESAKLACKAYEGVEQGSTLKDDYFFAALPVVQKRIAQGGVRLAAILNNIFGGNSKLDVRRNVKRNQ from the exons ATGGCCTGCTGCCGGGGtgggccggcggcgacctcgccgaGACGTGCTCGTGGGCGGACAGGCAGCGTTTCCGGTACCGGTGGTCCAGCCCCCTCCACTTCGCCGACAATCCGGGTGACTGCAAGTTCGACTACGCCA AAGCAATCGGCGTCTGCCAAGTGGCTGGGCCAATGGAGTTCAGGGTTCAGACGAAAATGGCGTTGGGGGGGAGAAGTTCCCACGTCTGAAGGATCACAAGGGAATATATCTA GGGACTGCCACAACACGAAAGGAGAGAAGGACATGTGCGTGGTTGGAGCAATCAACAACTACACCGCTGCGCTGAAGGACTCATCAAGTCCAT ATGATCGGACCGAGAGCTTGATGTTCCTTGCACACTTCGTCGGCGACGTCCACCAGCCGCTCCACTGCGGCCGCGCCGACGATCTCGGCGGCAACACCATCATCGTTCACTGGTACAGAAGGAAGAGCAACCTTCACCAT GTGTGGGATGTGAACGTGATTCAGACAGCCATGAAGGATTTCTACGGCAACGATCTAAGCACCATGATACAGGCCATCCAGCGGAACATCTCT GGAGAGTGGGCTAACGAAGAGAAACGGTGGGAGACGTGCCGTAGCCGGACAAAGACTTGTGCTGACAA GTACGCTGAAGAGAGCGCAAAGCTGGCCTGCAAGGCGTACGAGGGTGTTGAACAGGGCTCCACCTTAAAAG ATGACTATTTCTTCGCTGCGCTGCCGGTGGTTCAGAAGAGGATTGCCCAAGGAGGTGTGAGGCTTGCTGCAATACTCAACAACATATTCGGTGGGAACAGCAAG CTTGATGTAAGAAGAAATGTAAAACGAAATCAATAG
- the LOC120642010 gene encoding endonuclease 2-like isoform X1 — MGVLLLLHVLLVAVAARAPAAQAWGKEGHYMVCKIAESFMTEQAKTAVNGLLPGWAGGDLAETCSWADRQRFRYRWSSPLHFADNPGDCKFDYARDCHNTKGEKDMCVVGAINNYTAALKDSSSPYDRTESLMFLAHFVGDVHQPLHCGRADDLGGNTIIVHWYRRKSNLHHVWDVNVIQTAMKDFYGNDLSTMIQAIQRNISGEWANEEKRWETCRSRTKTCADKYAEESAKLACKAYEGVEQGSTLKDDYFFAALPVVQKRIAQGGVRLAAILNNIFGGNSKLDVRRNVKRNQ, encoded by the exons ATGGGCGTGCTCCTGCTTCTTcacgtcctcctcgtcgcggtGGCAGCGAGGGCTCCTGCCGCTCAGGCATGGGGCAAGGAGGGCCACTACATGGTGTGCAAGATCGCCGAG AGCTTTATGACGGAACAGGCCAAGACGGCGGTGAATGGCCTGCTGCCGGGGtgggccggcggcgacctcgccgaGACGTGCTCGTGGGCGGACAGGCAGCGTTTCCGGTACCGGTGGTCCAGCCCCCTCCACTTCGCCGACAATCCGGGTGACTGCAAGTTCGACTACGCCA GGGACTGCCACAACACGAAAGGAGAGAAGGACATGTGCGTGGTTGGAGCAATCAACAACTACACCGCTGCGCTGAAGGACTCATCAAGTCCAT ATGATCGGACCGAGAGCTTGATGTTCCTTGCACACTTCGTCGGCGACGTCCACCAGCCGCTCCACTGCGGCCGCGCCGACGATCTCGGCGGCAACACCATCATCGTTCACTGGTACAGAAGGAAGAGCAACCTTCACCAT GTGTGGGATGTGAACGTGATTCAGACAGCCATGAAGGATTTCTACGGCAACGATCTAAGCACCATGATACAGGCCATCCAGCGGAACATCTCT GGAGAGTGGGCTAACGAAGAGAAACGGTGGGAGACGTGCCGTAGCCGGACAAAGACTTGTGCTGACAA GTACGCTGAAGAGAGCGCAAAGCTGGCCTGCAAGGCGTACGAGGGTGTTGAACAGGGCTCCACCTTAAAAG ATGACTATTTCTTCGCTGCGCTGCCGGTGGTTCAGAAGAGGATTGCCCAAGGAGGTGTGAGGCTTGCTGCAATACTCAACAACATATTCGGTGGGAACAGCAAG CTTGATGTAAGAAGAAATGTAAAACGAAATCAATAG
- the LOC120642010 gene encoding endonuclease 2-like isoform X2, producing the protein MGQGGPLHGVQDRRGYWTIELAQVKRLSFMTEQAKTAVNGLLPGWAGGDLAETCSWADRQRFRYRWSSPLHFADNPGDCKFDYARDCHNTKGEKDMCVVGAINNYTAALKDSSSPYDRTESLMFLAHFVGDVHQPLHCGRADDLGGNTIIVHWYRRKSNLHHVWDVNVIQTAMKDFYGNDLSTMIQAIQRNISGEWANEEKRWETCRSRTKTCADKYAEESAKLACKAYEGVEQGSTLKDDYFFAALPVVQKRIAQGGVRLAAILNNIFGGNSKLDVRRNVKRNQ; encoded by the exons ATGGGGCAAGGAGGGCCACTACATGGTGTGCAAGATCGCCGAGGTTACTGGACGATCGAGCTGGCCCAAGTCAAGCGCTTG AGCTTTATGACGGAACAGGCCAAGACGGCGGTGAATGGCCTGCTGCCGGGGtgggccggcggcgacctcgccgaGACGTGCTCGTGGGCGGACAGGCAGCGTTTCCGGTACCGGTGGTCCAGCCCCCTCCACTTCGCCGACAATCCGGGTGACTGCAAGTTCGACTACGCCA GGGACTGCCACAACACGAAAGGAGAGAAGGACATGTGCGTGGTTGGAGCAATCAACAACTACACCGCTGCGCTGAAGGACTCATCAAGTCCAT ATGATCGGACCGAGAGCTTGATGTTCCTTGCACACTTCGTCGGCGACGTCCACCAGCCGCTCCACTGCGGCCGCGCCGACGATCTCGGCGGCAACACCATCATCGTTCACTGGTACAGAAGGAAGAGCAACCTTCACCAT GTGTGGGATGTGAACGTGATTCAGACAGCCATGAAGGATTTCTACGGCAACGATCTAAGCACCATGATACAGGCCATCCAGCGGAACATCTCT GGAGAGTGGGCTAACGAAGAGAAACGGTGGGAGACGTGCCGTAGCCGGACAAAGACTTGTGCTGACAA GTACGCTGAAGAGAGCGCAAAGCTGGCCTGCAAGGCGTACGAGGGTGTTGAACAGGGCTCCACCTTAAAAG ATGACTATTTCTTCGCTGCGCTGCCGGTGGTTCAGAAGAGGATTGCCCAAGGAGGTGTGAGGCTTGCTGCAATACTCAACAACATATTCGGTGGGAACAGCAAG CTTGATGTAAGAAGAAATGTAAAACGAAATCAATAG
- the LOC120640366 gene encoding uncharacterized protein LOC120640366, protein MPCRPRCDGCFSRGHKDTWAPGFIRPLRPRQFQLPSRIPSPTQVAGGRRPAYRSTIMSSAASSAAAAAPWADLLPELCSLVVDRLDPVSILRIPAACRGWAAACEESPRLRSGAPALLTPGLDPEGVEVEHDVDAGAFGLHDVSPGGRSFLGEAAGLKGRTWIGGKDDWLATTDYACSVELLNLVTGDRVPLPSFGTTQGTKLELPGYLHVKTVDRWHKFLKVTLCQTPAHPIGGYLAVALFSGGLLAFTAAGDKCWTALKNPVGTSRLDLSYMDAIVLKEKLFAVNEGGRIYSWDMSSGTAEPAAMVQAPPEIETGRHCGRGFYLATSTRGHLLLVCIYGDAELLFKDTRICSRLVFNDRWSFYELGMSLHELDAGGSGAWRRVTDLEGDRALFVGANYPFYIAAPPGSEDLKADCVYVADAPSGYDAGIFDLNKGEDGLVQRLACSLMADTLQMPMWFRPTTHPRLVKDRRCPAVEELKRVDVTCM, encoded by the exons ATGCCTTGCAGGCCAAGGTGCGACGGGTGCTTCTCCCGAGGCCACAAAGACACCTGGGCACCCGGCTTCATTCGTCCCCTGCGTCCTCGTCAATTCCAACTACCAAGCCGGATTCCAAGCCCAACCCAG GTcgcaggtggccggcggccggcgtacCGATCGACAATAATGTCGTCTGCGGCTtcgagcgccgcggccgccgccccgtgGGCGGACCTCCTGCCGGAGCTCTGCAGCCTCGTCGTGGACCGTCTCGACCCCGTCAGCATCCTCCGCATCCCGGCAGCCTGCAGGGGCTGGGCGGCCGCCTGCGAGGAGAGCCCTCGCCTGCGGTCGGGCGCGCCGGCGCTGCTCACACCCGGCCTCGACCCCGAGGGCGTCGAGGTCGAGCACGACGTGGATGCGGGCGCCTTCGGGCTCCACGACGTGTCCCCCGGCGGCAGGTCCTTCCTCGGCGAGGCCGCGGGGCTCAAGGGCCGGACATGGATAGGTGGCAAGGACGACTGGCTGGCGACCACGGACTACGCGTGCAGCGTCGAGCTCCTGAACCTCGTCACCGGCGACCGGGTTCCCCTGCCGTCCTTCGGCACCACCCAGGGAACCAAACTCGAGCTCCCGGGCTACCTCCATGTCAAAACCGTAGATCGCTGGCACAAGTTCCTCAAGGTCACGCTGTGCCAGACGCCGGCGCACCCGATCGGCGGCTACCTGGCCGTTGCTCTGTTCTCCGGCGGCTTGCTGGCGTTCACGGCGGCCGGGGACAAGTGCTGGACAGCGCTGAAGAACCCCGTGGGCACCTCGCGATTGGACCTCTCCTACATGGACGCCATTGTCCTCAAGGAGAAGCTGTTCGCTGTGAACGAAGGTGGGCGCATCTACTCCTGGGACATGAGCAGTGGAACTGCCgagccggcggcgatggtgcaGGCACCGCCGGAGATCGAGACCGGTCGCCATTGCGGGCGCGGGTTCTACCTTGCCACGTCGACCCGTGGGCACCTTCTACTCGTCTGCATCTATGGCGACGCCGAGCTGCTGTTCAAGGACACCCGCATTTGCAGCAGGTTAGTGTTCAACGACAGGTGGAGCTTCTACGAGCTCGGCATGTCCCTTCACGAGCtcgacgccggcggcagcggcgcgtggCGACGCGTCACGGACCTTGAGGGTGATCGCGCGCTCTTTGTGGGGGCGAACTACCCGTTCTACATCGCCGCGCCGCCTGGGTCGGAGGATCTCAAGGCGGATTGCGTCTACGTCGCGGATGCGCCCTCCGGCTACGACGCTGGCATCTTTGATCTGAACAAGGGAGAAGACGGGCTCGTTCAGCGTCTCGCGTGCTCGCTCATGGCTGACACGTTGCAGATGCCGATGTGGTTCCGGCCAACTACACACCCTAGGCTAGTGAAGGATAGGAGGTGCCCGGCCGTAGAAGAGCTAAAAAGAGTGGATGTAACATGCATGTAG
- the LOC120642007 gene encoding uncharacterized protein LOC120642007, whose translation MAEAAPDLLQLVFLSRTATAGSSAGWILILGRTSGEVSCLGSSVRWVLVLSFGKGKDLFRVGVDVAGRGSCLRRPLCKSSGCSFSASLICAREFLGLLVGGGVRTKSEGPIADGLFSSTSRSSPRCWVRLSVWFGKLGCLKFLCAERSSRERLRFSVQRWFSFAFAGLLLAVADPFWVTDFVGGAGFFLFQYCDEDGRCAPSEGCPAAQIARGLVECWWSSLSCGASSTASMVALGMVVKEGRRTTSPVAGFRSSMSNPASRVTSQSSLAPTHHLFWSPLASAWKDLPEDTSFRAKVAALSPSTADVSSVGAPDRKRWGVPSHAAAQGLQTDGKRRALKASRRSTMWPHSSSRRSAHGAPAVSIEVDCRIVENSEMSAGCHRDEDVTCHQNVVTMNPNPLRITTSNKIGHVHVRRVPYN comes from the coding sequence atggcggaggcggcgccggatcTTCTACAGCTGGTGTTCCTCTCGCGGACTGCTACTGCTGGCAGTTCGGCGGGGTGGATTTTGATCCTCGGGAGGACCTCAGGTGAGGTTTCTTGCCTGGGCTCGTCTGTGAGGTGGGTTCTGGTCCTCTCTTTTGGGAAGGGGAAGGATCTGTTCCGGGTCGGTGTTGATGTCGCCGGCCGCGGATCTTGTCTGAGGAGGCCTCTCTGCAAGAGTTCTGGGTGTTCGTTCAGTGCTTCTTTGATCTGTGCGCGGGAGTTTCTGGGTTTGTTGGTTGGTGGTGGTGTGCGGACCAAATCGGAGGGACCGATTGCTGATGGCCTCTTCTCGAGTACCTCTCGCAGCTCACCAAGGTGTTGGGTTCGTCTCTCGGTTTGGTTTGGGAAGTTAGGCTGCTTGAAATTCCTGTGCGCAGAACGAAGTTCACGGGAACGGCTTCGGTTCTCTGTCCAGAGGTGGTTCTCCTTTGCCTTTGCCGGGCTGCTGCTGGCAGTCGCGGATCCTTTCTGGGTCACTGATTTCGTCGGTGGCGCCGGATTTTTCCTCTTCCAATACTGTGACGAAGACGGCCGATGCGCGCCAAGTGAAGGATGTCCTGCGGCTCAAATAGCCAGAGGTCTCGTCGAGTGTTGGTGGAGTTCTCTCAGCTGTGGTGCCTCTTCAACCGCCTCTATGGTCGCTCTGGGGATGGTGGTGAAGGAGGGGAGGCGGACCACGTCGCCGGTGGCGGGGTTCAGGAGCTCGATGTCGAACCCGGCGTCCAGGGTCACGAGCCAGTCGTCCTTGGCGCCGACCCACCACCTGTTCTGGAGCCCCTTGGCCTCGGCGTGGAAGGATTTGCCGGAGGACACGTCGTTCAGGGCGAAGGTGGCCGCCCTGTCGCCGTCCACGGCGGACGTGAGCAGCGTGGGGGCGCCCGACCGCAAGCGATGGGGAGTGCCCTCGCACGCGGCGGCCCAGGGCTTGCAGACGGACGGGAAGCGGAGGGCGCTGAAGGCGTCGAGGCGGTCCACGATGTGGCCGCACAGCTCCAGCAGGAGGTCGGCCCATGGGGCGCCGGCCGTGTCGATCGAGGTCGACTGCCGCATCGTCGAGAACTCGGAGATGTCCGCTGGCTGCCATCGCGATGAGGACGTGACTTGTCATCAGAATGTGGTGACCATGAACCCAAATCCTCTTCGGATTACTACTAGCAATAAAATTGGACACGTACACGTCCGGAGAGTCCCGTACAACTAA
- the LOC120642006 gene encoding golgin candidate 2-like, giving the protein MAGWISSKLKAAETLLHQIDQQAAESLGKSPSASDLAALHPSPSPSADAFLDAQPARRPPVAGPRPSLGLRIASKRPSLPSPAPRRSVSAAAVLALQDQAGGGPPVEVLAEVKPEGDRGDRGDGKGGASESGSGSGSGSDDESDGSGSDDSEDSEEERRREEERRRRRAERLAAMAARAIAEREEAVARLEGEKAGLEKLLAESEKEQAQEASELQTSMIETMEAVEMEKQRHHSTRMEALARLARLEVTNAELAKLLAREQWNLEVQVDQVAQLREEIEMKTLAVDRYKRKLAKIQKTSIPPVDEIESLRRFKLEEEIIDAEYTLTCDRIVNLKDKARKIEESIELTRRNMVHPTEVEIELKKRLDQLTDRLIQKQMQVESLSSEKAALLMRIEAVSRLLDNSTSSTASTSSSRIDIEAGAWQESYSPKLRDRIRAGQQQLGTAIRQLDSIFSAGHIFLRLNPKAQIWALVYLVCLHLWVLYILTSHPTVSETRPGATFSLETLNKTSI; this is encoded by the exons atggcgggGTGGATCTCCTCCAAGCTCAAAGCCGCCGAGACCCTCCTCCATCAG ATCGACCAGCAGGCGGCGGAGTCCCTCGGCAAGTCCCCCTCCGCCTCCGACCTCGCCGCGCTGCACCCCTCCCCGTCCCcctccgccgacgccttccTAGACGCGCAGCCTGCGCGCAGGCCGCCGGTGGCCGGACCGCGCCCCTCCctcggcctccgcatcgcctcGAAGCGCCCTTCCCTGCCTTcccccgcgccccgccgctccgTGTCCGCTGCTGCGGTGCTCGCGTTGCAGGATCAAGCCGGCGGTGGGCCGCCGGTAGAGGTGTTAGCTGAGGTGAAGCCGGAAGGGGATCGTGGGGATCGCGGggacggcaagggcggcgcgtCTGAGAGTGGGAGCGGAAGCGGAAGCGGAAGCGATGATGAATCGGATGGGTCGGGGAGCGATGATTCGGAGGATTCGGAGGAGGAGAgacggagggaggaggagaggagacggcggcgggctGAGCGGCTCGCGGCCATGGCTGCACGCGCGATCGCCGAGCGAGAGGAGGCTGTTGCGAGGCTCGAGGGGGAGAAGGCCGGGCTTGAGAAGCTGCTCGCCGAAAGTGAGAAGGAGCAAGCGCAGGAG GCTTCAGAGTTGCAGACTAGTATGATTGAAACAATGGAAGCAGTGGAGATGGAGAAACAGAGACATCACAGCACTAGAATGGAAGCCCTTGCACGTTTGGCTAGACTTGAG GTCACAAACGCAGAGCTTGCAAAATTGCTTGCCAGGGAACAATGGAATCTGGAAGTTCAA GTAGATCAAGTTGCCCAGCTTCGAGAGGAAATTGAAATGAAGACGCTTGCTGTAGACA GATACAAAAGAAAGCTAGCAAAGATACAAAAGACAAGCATCCCTCCCGTTGATGAA ATAGAATCTTTGAGAAGGTTCAAGCTGGAGGAGGAAATTATTGATGCAGAATACACTTTGACATGTGATAGAATTGTGAACCTGAAGGACAAG GCAAGGAAGATTGAAGAAAGCATTGAGCTCACTAGAAGAAACATGGTTCACCCTACAGAGGTGGAAATCGAACTCAAGAAGAGGCTTGATCAACTAACTGATCGGTTGATTCAGAAGCAAATGCAG GTTGAGTCCCTATCTTCAGAGAAGGCAGCTCTGTTAATGAGAATAGAG GCTGTCTCCAGATTGCTTGACAATAGCACCTCATCAACAGCTTCGACAAGCTCATCAAGAATAGACATCGAAGCTGGTGCATGGCAAGAATCATATTCACCAAAGCTTCGTGACAGGATAAGGGCTGGTCAGCAGCAGCTGGGAACCGCTATCCGACAGCTCGATTCGATTTTCTCGGCAGGGCATATATTCTTGAGGCTGAACCCGAAGGCGCAGATTTGGGCCTTGGTGTACCTGGTATGCCTCCACTTATGGGTACTGTACATACTAACATCACACCCAACAGTATCTGAAACTCGCCCTGGTGCTACTTTTTCTTTGGAGACATTAAATAAGACAAGCATTTGA
- the LOC120642008 gene encoding uncharacterized protein LOC120642008, giving the protein MSSASNDEIAAPWADLLPELCDHVLDRLDAASVIRFPAACTAWAAASRMTPRMRSGTPTLLTSGLDPDGDDIEYDVAAGTFGLHDVAGGKSFYGESQRLKNRTWIGGKDDWLVTTDFRCGVELLNPITGDRVPLPPFTTIRGLEVADHYDLHVAVKNRLHLLQQVKLCRTPARLNGYLAVALFSSGPLGLLAFTAHGDEGWTPLMNPAGTHYLKYTDAIVHNGKVVAVAESGDIYTWDMDGASAEPTLLPGPEIHHGSHGLRRGFYLAASSAGQLQVVCMYGHGDAVKDKRRRRIVFKDQWSFFASHVSLHELDAATSAWAWRRVRDLGGDRALFVGGNYPFYATVPPGGSNDLQADCVYVADLLGCDAAGFDLKLGDDYIYDFERRLNYPAMGDSLQMPMWFQPIAYPIA; this is encoded by the coding sequence ATGTCTTCGGCTTCCAACGACGAGATCGCCGCCCCATGGGCCGACCTCCTGCCGGAATTGTGCGACCACGTCCTGGaccgcctcgacgccgccaGCGTGATCCGCTTCCCGGCCGCCTGCACAGCCTGGGCCGCCGCTTCCAGGATGACTCCTCGCATGCGGTCAGGCACGCCCACGCTGCTCACGTCTGGCCTGGACCCCGACGGCGACGACATTGAGTACGACGTGGCGGCGGGCACCTTCGGGCTCCAcgacgtcgccggcggcaagTCCTTCTACGGCGAGTCCCAGCGGTTGAAGAACCGGACCTGGATCGGCGGGAAGGACGATTGGCTGGTGACCACGGACTTTAGGTGCGGAGTCGAGCTCCTCAACCCCATCACCGGCGACCGCGTCCCCTTGCCGCCCTTCACCACAATCCGGGGACTCGAAGTGGCGGACCACTACGACCTCCACGTCGCTGTCAAAAATCGGCTCCACCTTTTGCAGCAGGTCAAACTGTGCCGGACGCCGGCGCGCCTGAACGGCTACCTGGCCGTCGCCCTCTTCTCCAGTGGCCCCTTGGGCTTGCTCGCGTTCACGGCGCACGGCGACGAGGGCTGGACGCCATTGATGAACCCCGCGGGAACGCACTATCTCAAGTACACGGACGCCATCGTCCACAACGGGAAGGTGGTCGCTGTGGCCGAATCTGGGGACATCTACACCTGGGACATGGACGGCGCAAGTGCGGAGCCCACACTGCTGCCGGGACCGGAGATCCACCACGGCAGCCACGGCCTCAGGCGCGGGTTCTACCTCGCCGCGTCGAGCGCCGGCCAGCTTCAGGTGGTCTGCATGTAcggccacggcgacgccgtCAAGGACAAGCGCAGGAGGAGGATCGTGTTCAAGGACCAGTGGAGCTTCTTCGCGAGCcacgtctcgctgcacgagctCGACGCGGCCACCAGCGCGTGGGCGTGGCGCCGCGTCAGGGACCTCGGCGGCGACCGCGCTCTCTTCGTGGGTGGAAACTATCCGTTCTACGCCACCGTGCCTCCAGGCGGTTCCAACGATCTCCAGGCTGATTGCGTCTACGTCGCGGATTTGCTCGGCTGTGACGCCGCCGGCTTCGATCTGAAGCTGGGAGATGACTACATCTACGACTTTGAGCGCCGGCTCAATTATCCGGCCATGGGCGACTCCTTGCAAATGCCAATGTGGTTCCAGCCAATTGCGTACCCTATTGCATAA